The following proteins are co-located in the Microplitis demolitor isolate Queensland-Clemson2020A chromosome 3, iyMicDemo2.1a, whole genome shotgun sequence genome:
- the LOC103572959 gene encoding WAS/WASL-interacting protein family member 3 isoform X2, translating into MSAPPPPPPPTFNIASAAGGDQGRSLLLQSIRSGKTLKKTVTVDKSAPCISGKVKNGPTSAVNSSSGNTASSNTINNSSSNSSISSNSSSSAAPMGLGGLFAGGMPKLKPTGLRSTIVERDSPSSLPVLSGSNPPPIVNNCNTSNNSNSTMKRGPPPVPPPAAQKPQISLPQSSAESSSDSPNRSFGKPALAPKPPGTSTLHKPHPPPKKPDLLGGTSVSRAQSMRLPRSPPVLAPTPSSLHQSQDCLNETQHRPNRVLRPPVARPPSPPTSSKSAAPSVPVTRVAPPPPPPNRVAVSAPSMPPPPPPPPHRSNLTHQRLAPLPPTPPTRNLSLSNGQTTSINHNVDLEVRFSDMFHSIINFPLPEPFRAVPKLYNSKNAAKQQAPAPPQQSNNSSPNNFQLNASAGGKQWQHNAASSAC; encoded by the exons atGTCAGCTCCGCCACCTCCACCGCCGCCGACGTTTAATATAGCCAGCGCAGCTGGTGGTGACCAAGGCAGAAGTTTATTATTACAGTCAATAAGATCtggaaaaactttaaaaaaaacagttaCAGTAGACAAGAGTGCGCCTTGTATAAgtg gTAAAGTGAAGAATGGCCCAACGTCTGCAGTTAATTCATCATCTGGAAACACTGCTAGCAGTAATACCATCAACAACAGCAGTAGTAACAGCAGTATCAGCAGTAATAGCAGCAGTAGCGCAGCTCCAATGGGTCTTGGTGGTCTGTTTGCCGGTGGTATGCCAAAGTTAAAGCCTACTGGGTTACGTAGTACTATTGTGGAAAGAGATTCACCATCGTCATTACCAGTTTTATCTGGATCGAACCCTCCAccaattgttaataattgtaatactAGTAATAACAGCAACAGCACAATGAAACGTGGACCACCTCCTGTTCCACCTCCTGCTGCTCAAAAGCCTCAAATATCATTACCACAA TCATCAGCAGAGAGCTCCAGTGATTCCCCGAACAGAAGCTTTGGCAAACCAGCATTAGCGCCAAAACCACCGGGTACATCGACGCTCCACAAACCACATCCACCACCAAAAAAACCGGATTTACTTGGCGGTACGAGTGTGTCGCGAGCTCAAAGCATGCGTTTACCACGATCGCCACCTGTACTTGCTCCAACACCATCCTCATTACACCAATCGCAGGATTGTTTGAATGAAACCCAACATCGGCCGAATCGTGTGCTACGACCACCGGTAGCTCGACCTCCATCGCCACCCACATCTTCAAAGTCTGCAGCTCCATCAGTTCCGGTGACACGAGTagcaccaccaccaccaccaccaaaCAGAGTTGCTGTATCTGCACCCAGTATGCCACCCCCTCCTCCCCCGCCTCCTCACCGCTCCAACTTGACCCACCAACGATTAGCTCCTCTACCGCCAACTCCACCCACCCGCAATCTTTCGTTGTCAAATGGGCAAACAACGTCAATTAACCACAACGTAGACCTAGAAGTTAGATTCAGCGACATGTTTCATTCAATCATCAACTTCCCGTTGCCTGAACCTTTCCGTGCAGTACCAAAACTctacaatagtaaaaatg cgGCTAAGCAACAAGCTCCAGCACCACCTCAACAATCGAACAATTCTAGCCCCAATAACTTTCAATTGAATGCATCTGCTGGTGGTAAGCAATGGCAACATAATGCAGCATCATCGGCATgttaa
- the LOC103572959 gene encoding WAS/WASL-interacting protein family member 3 isoform X1, whose protein sequence is MSAPPPPPPPTFNIASAAGGDQGRSLLLQSIRSGKTLKKTVTVDKSAPCISGKVKNGPTSAVNSSSGNTASSNTINNSSSNSSISSNSSSSAAPMGLGGLFAGGMPKLKPTGLRSTIVERDSPSSLPVLSGSNPPPIVNNCNTSNNSNSTMKRGPPPVPPPAAQKPQISLPQQSSAESSSDSPNRSFGKPALAPKPPGTSTLHKPHPPPKKPDLLGGTSVSRAQSMRLPRSPPVLAPTPSSLHQSQDCLNETQHRPNRVLRPPVARPPSPPTSSKSAAPSVPVTRVAPPPPPPNRVAVSAPSMPPPPPPPPHRSNLTHQRLAPLPPTPPTRNLSLSNGQTTSINHNVDLEVRFSDMFHSIINFPLPEPFRAVPKLYNSKNAAKQQAPAPPQQSNNSSPNNFQLNASAGGKQWQHNAASSAC, encoded by the exons atGTCAGCTCCGCCACCTCCACCGCCGCCGACGTTTAATATAGCCAGCGCAGCTGGTGGTGACCAAGGCAGAAGTTTATTATTACAGTCAATAAGATCtggaaaaactttaaaaaaaacagttaCAGTAGACAAGAGTGCGCCTTGTATAAgtg gTAAAGTGAAGAATGGCCCAACGTCTGCAGTTAATTCATCATCTGGAAACACTGCTAGCAGTAATACCATCAACAACAGCAGTAGTAACAGCAGTATCAGCAGTAATAGCAGCAGTAGCGCAGCTCCAATGGGTCTTGGTGGTCTGTTTGCCGGTGGTATGCCAAAGTTAAAGCCTACTGGGTTACGTAGTACTATTGTGGAAAGAGATTCACCATCGTCATTACCAGTTTTATCTGGATCGAACCCTCCAccaattgttaataattgtaatactAGTAATAACAGCAACAGCACAATGAAACGTGGACCACCTCCTGTTCCACCTCCTGCTGCTCAAAAGCCTCAAATATCATTACCACAA caGTCATCAGCAGAGAGCTCCAGTGATTCCCCGAACAGAAGCTTTGGCAAACCAGCATTAGCGCCAAAACCACCGGGTACATCGACGCTCCACAAACCACATCCACCACCAAAAAAACCGGATTTACTTGGCGGTACGAGTGTGTCGCGAGCTCAAAGCATGCGTTTACCACGATCGCCACCTGTACTTGCTCCAACACCATCCTCATTACACCAATCGCAGGATTGTTTGAATGAAACCCAACATCGGCCGAATCGTGTGCTACGACCACCGGTAGCTCGACCTCCATCGCCACCCACATCTTCAAAGTCTGCAGCTCCATCAGTTCCGGTGACACGAGTagcaccaccaccaccaccaccaaaCAGAGTTGCTGTATCTGCACCCAGTATGCCACCCCCTCCTCCCCCGCCTCCTCACCGCTCCAACTTGACCCACCAACGATTAGCTCCTCTACCGCCAACTCCACCCACCCGCAATCTTTCGTTGTCAAATGGGCAAACAACGTCAATTAACCACAACGTAGACCTAGAAGTTAGATTCAGCGACATGTTTCATTCAATCATCAACTTCCCGTTGCCTGAACCTTTCCGTGCAGTACCAAAACTctacaatagtaaaaatg cgGCTAAGCAACAAGCTCCAGCACCACCTCAACAATCGAACAATTCTAGCCCCAATAACTTTCAATTGAATGCATCTGCTGGTGGTAAGCAATGGCAACATAATGCAGCATCATCGGCATgttaa
- the LOC103572960 gene encoding acetyl-coenzyme A transporter 1, producing MKRKTEKQDSENGQVVEQNVAEDSDVRGDEGNIALLLFLYLLQGIPLGLCSAMPMILQNRHISYKQQAEFSFVQWPFSLKLLWAPVVDAIYSRKFGRRKTWLIPTQYAMGIFMLYLSGCVQDWLGSDTESPNIGLLTVLFFTLNVLAATQDIAVDGWALTMLKRQNVGYASTCNSVGQTAGYFLGYVLFIALESPTLCNNFLRSEPSDVGILTLPGFLYFWGWIFIGATTLVAIMKHEVDEKHTKSEDFFTNIKDAYHLLWCTMKLPSIKTTALILLTAKIGFSACDAVTGLKLVDAGVPKEKLTLMAVPLIPMQIILSCVVSKYTSGPRPMDIYLKAMPWRLAFGLVATFLVWITPSFVTNGEVPLYYVIIIVLLYAIHQVAATSMFVASMAFFAKISDPAVGGTYMTFLNTLANLGGNWPATAALWFVDTLTWRSCSTNADNDCSTSVEREQCEIDSKGTCVTVLDGYYIESILCVIVGFLWFRWGRRKIDFLQLRPMSAWKVIPQKS from the exons ATGAAGCGCAAAACAGAGAAACAGGATTCGGAAAATGGTCAGGTGGTGGAACAAAACGTAGCTGAGGATAGTGATGTACGTGGTGATGAAGGAAATATCGCATTGctcctttttttatatttattacaaggCATTCCATTGGGTCTTTGCAGTGCCATGCCAATGATCCTTCAAAATAgacatatttcttataaacaacag gcTGAATTTAGTTTTGTACAGTGGCCGTtctcattaaaattactatgggCACCAGTAGTAGATGCAATTTATTCACGTAAATTTGGACGTCGTAAGACGTGGTTAATACCTACTCAATATGCGATGGGTATTTTTATGCTGTATTTATCAGGATGTGTACAAGACTGGTTAGGATCAGATACTGAATCACCAAATATAGGATTACTTacggtattattttttacacttaatGTCCTAGCAGCAACGCAGGATATTGCTGTTGATGGCTGGGCATTGACAATGTTAAAAAg acaAAACGTAGGATATGCATCAACTTGTAACAGTGTAGGCCAAACGGCAGGATATTTTTTGGGCtacgttttatttattgcctTAGAATCTCCAACactttgtaataattttttacgttcAGAACCTTCTGATGTAGGAATCTTAACATTACCTG gatttttatatttttgggGGTGGATATTTATTGGCGCAACGACATTAGTTGCTATAATGAAACATGAAGTTGATGAAAAACACACTAAGAGTgaagatttttttacaaatatcaaAGATGCTTATCATTTACTCTGGTGTACAATGAAACTACCTTCAATTAAAACTACAGcattaattttacttactgccaag ATTGGATTTTCTGCTTGTGATGCAGTGACGGGACTAAAACTTGTCGATGCTGGAGTaccaaaagaaaaattaactttaatgGCTGTGCCATTAATACCAATGCAGATTATTTTATCTTGTGTAGTATCTAAATATACCTCAGGACCACGTCCAATGGACATTTATCTAAAAGCAATGCCATGGAG ACTTGCATTTGGATTAGTTGCTACTTTTCTAGTTTGGATCACACCGTCTTTCGTTACTAATGGTGAAGTACCACTTTATtatgttataattattgttttgcTGTACGCAATACACCAG GTTGCTGCAACGAGTATGTTTGTTGCGTCAATGGCATTCTTTGCCAAAATAAGTGATCCAGCTGTTGGTGGAACTTatatgacatttttaaatactttagcTAATTTAGGTGGTAATTGGCCAGCAACAGCAGCACTTTGGTTTGTTGATACATTAACTTGGAGATCATGCAGTACTAATGCTGATAATGATTGTAGTACTTCCGTAGAACGTgag CAATGTGAAATTGATTCCAAAGGTACCTGTGTCACAGTACTCGATGGTTATTATATCGAGAGTATTTTGTGTGTAATCGTTGGGTTCTTGTGGTTCAGATGGGGTAGAAGAAAAATAGATTTCCTACAATTAAGACCAATGTCCGCTTGGAAAGTGATACCACAAAAAAGCTAA